One part of the Sorangiineae bacterium MSr11954 genome encodes these proteins:
- a CDS encoding fatty acyl-AMP ligase translates to MANARTIAQAIEDAAKTAPTRGMRFVPESGVPGTRGVTETSEASFSFTAIERASARYGGALQALGLRKGDRVGLILPANEDFVLCFFGAIAAGIIPVPIYPPLGPGQLQTYLDNTRHVVEKSGARALVTPAKIKRLLGTVQSACPALEQVVAVEAIRESMEALRPEKITLDDIAFLQFTSGSTSRPKGVSLTHANIASNLEVIMENGLGVREGDVGVSWLPLYHDMGLIGFVIAPLYYRVPSIFLSPLLFLKRPVTWFQTITRHKGTISYAPNFAYALCMKRIREKDLEGIDLSTWRVAGCGAEPIRPETLESFASTYAGVGFRKSAFVPSYGMAESSLGIAFSPLEQGMKTLSLDGPTLWSEGIAKPIDDTPPKSSADPSPDSSDTVVRLVSCGRAFPAHQIRIFDPDDLTSEHPFEERKVGEIRISGPSVMHGYWDDVDRTRESFAGPFLRTGDLGFLHDGDIYICGRIKEVIIVNGRNYYPQDMEWEASHVPGVRKGSVIAFGSRHPSGIEADRERVVIAFEMQDAQDMPMGQKVSKEIRKAVQEGIGLTVDDVVALPPGTLPKTSSGKLQRGKTRSLYESGELLDRVKSRDAGRIELAKQAAKSQLSYFKLAVLGGRRRREE, encoded by the coding sequence ATGGCAAATGCTCGCACGATCGCCCAGGCCATCGAAGATGCCGCCAAAACCGCGCCGACGCGCGGCATGCGCTTCGTCCCCGAGAGCGGCGTCCCCGGCACGCGGGGCGTCACGGAGACGAGTGAAGCGTCATTTTCCTTCACCGCCATCGAGCGCGCCTCGGCCCGTTACGGCGGGGCGCTGCAAGCGCTCGGCCTGCGCAAAGGCGACCGGGTCGGGCTGATCCTGCCGGCCAACGAAGATTTCGTGCTCTGTTTCTTCGGCGCCATCGCGGCCGGCATCATCCCCGTCCCCATTTATCCGCCGCTCGGTCCGGGGCAGCTGCAAACCTATCTCGACAACACGCGTCACGTGGTCGAAAAGAGCGGCGCCCGCGCCCTGGTCACCCCGGCCAAAATCAAGCGCCTGCTCGGCACGGTGCAATCCGCATGTCCTGCGCTCGAGCAAGTGGTGGCGGTCGAAGCCATCCGCGAATCCATGGAGGCGCTGCGCCCGGAGAAGATCACGCTGGACGACATCGCGTTCCTCCAGTTCACGAGCGGCTCCACCTCGCGCCCCAAGGGGGTGAGCCTCACCCACGCGAACATCGCGTCCAACCTCGAGGTCATCATGGAGAACGGCCTCGGCGTCCGCGAGGGCGACGTCGGCGTCTCCTGGTTGCCGCTCTACCACGACATGGGGCTCATCGGCTTCGTCATCGCGCCGCTCTACTACCGGGTGCCGAGCATCTTTCTCTCTCCCCTGCTCTTCCTAAAGCGCCCCGTCACCTGGTTCCAGACCATCACGCGCCACAAGGGAACCATCTCCTACGCGCCCAACTTCGCCTACGCGCTCTGCATGAAGCGAATCCGCGAAAAGGATCTGGAGGGCATCGATCTGTCGACCTGGCGGGTCGCCGGCTGCGGCGCCGAGCCCATTCGCCCCGAGACCCTCGAGTCCTTTGCCTCCACCTATGCGGGCGTAGGCTTTCGCAAATCGGCCTTCGTCCCCTCCTACGGCATGGCCGAATCCTCCCTGGGGATCGCCTTCAGCCCCCTCGAGCAGGGGATGAAAACCCTCTCGCTCGACGGCCCCACCCTCTGGTCCGAGGGCATCGCCAAGCCCATCGACGACACCCCGCCCAAGTCCTCCGCCGATCCTTCGCCCGACTCGAGCGACACGGTCGTGCGCCTCGTCTCGTGCGGCCGCGCCTTCCCCGCGCATCAAATCCGCATCTTCGATCCGGACGACCTCACCAGCGAGCACCCCTTCGAAGAGCGCAAGGTCGGCGAGATCCGCATCTCGGGCCCCAGCGTGATGCACGGCTACTGGGACGACGTGGATCGCACGCGCGAGTCCTTCGCGGGCCCCTTCCTGCGAACGGGCGATCTCGGGTTCCTGCACGATGGCGACATCTACATCTGCGGGCGCATCAAAGAGGTCATCATCGTCAACGGCCGCAACTACTACCCGCAGGACATGGAGTGGGAGGCGAGCCACGTCCCCGGCGTCCGCAAGGGGAGCGTGATCGCGTTCGGCTCGCGGCACCCGAGCGGCATCGAGGCCGACCGCGAGCGCGTGGTCATCGCCTTCGAGATGCAAGACGCGCAGGACATGCCCATGGGGCAAAAGGTCTCCAAGGAGATCCGCAAGGCCGTGCAAGAGGGCATCGGCTTGACGGTCGACGACGTCGTCGCCCTTCCCCCGGGCACCTTGCCCAAGACGTCCAGCGGCAAGCTCCAACGCGGGAAAACACGCTCCCTCTACGAGTCGGGCGAGTTGTTGGATCGCGTGAAGTCGCGCGACGCGGGCCGCATCGAGCTGGCGAAGCAGGCGGCGAAGAGTCAGCTCAGTTACTTCAAGCTGGCGGTGCTCGGCGGGCGGCGCAGGCGCGAAGAGTAA
- a CDS encoding transcriptional repressor: MKSKEAEASEAQDEVRAERIAQMMHDLRNLGLKLTPQRRAIVEQFACDLTHPTAQELFDRLHREFPSMSFATVYNTLDALTSANLAGTLRLDGHAARFDPNRKPHHHAVCDECGVIVDIPADSLTPSEEATISVREHSDGFHVRAVEQVYRGLCGACARKTRA; the protein is encoded by the coding sequence ATGAAGTCCAAAGAAGCGGAGGCCAGCGAAGCCCAGGACGAGGTGCGCGCCGAGCGCATCGCGCAGATGATGCATGACTTGCGCAACCTGGGTCTCAAGTTGACGCCGCAGCGCCGCGCGATCGTCGAGCAATTTGCCTGCGATCTCACGCACCCCACGGCGCAGGAGCTCTTCGATCGGTTGCATCGCGAGTTTCCGTCGATGAGTTTTGCGACGGTGTACAACACGCTCGACGCGCTCACGTCGGCCAACCTCGCCGGCACCCTCCGGCTCGACGGGCACGCGGCCCGCTTCGATCCCAATCGCAAACCGCACCACCATGCCGTGTGCGACGAGTGCGGTGTCATCGTCGATATACCCGCCGACTCGCTGACGCCGAGCGAGGAGGCTACCATCTCCGTCCGCGAGCACTCGGACGGCTTTCATGTTCGTGCGGTGGAGCAGGTCTACCGCGGACTCTGCGGCGCGTGTGCCCGAAAAACACGCGCCTAA
- a CDS encoding acyl-CoA thioesterase, with protein sequence MLVHERAVRFEEIDAAGIVFFPRFLNYCHDAMEALFAPLDGGYVRLVTERHIGLPTVHVEADYRSPLRYGDVARIEVTIPHVGSRSFTLHYRFARAADGLPVAEVKHIVATTDLTAMRAVPIPNDVRAVLERHRAPPS encoded by the coding sequence ATGCTGGTGCATGAGCGCGCCGTACGCTTCGAAGAGATCGACGCCGCAGGAATCGTCTTCTTCCCCCGCTTTCTGAACTACTGCCACGACGCCATGGAGGCGCTCTTCGCGCCGCTCGACGGCGGTTACGTGCGCCTGGTCACCGAGCGGCACATCGGCCTCCCCACCGTGCACGTGGAGGCCGACTACCGCTCCCCTCTTCGCTACGGCGACGTCGCCCGCATCGAGGTCACCATTCCGCACGTGGGCAGTCGCTCCTTCACCCTTCACTACCGCTTCGCGCGCGCCGCCGATGGCCTCCCCGTGGCCGAGGTGAAGCACATCGTGGCCACCACGGATCTCACGGCGATGCGGGCGGTCCCCATCCCCAACGACGTCCGCGCCGTGCTCG
- a CDS encoding RluA family pseudouridine synthase, whose product MQAAQGAQAAQGVQAAQGAQGAQAAQGARASRAAPVTWVAPREASGVRLDQFLVRALADHPSAPASPSRAELQRWIEAGLVTVDGAPGRASTKLRAGATVVVQPALPEATAAQPDAGVVFEVLHQDDDLVVVDKPAGLVVHPARGHESGTLVNGLLARGLVERIEPENEAEDTFVRPGIVHRIDKGTSGILVVARHPRAREALKLQFQAHTILREYEAIALGDVPSRTFATLHGRHPVDRMRYTGKVQHGKHAVTHVRALERLAGGRATHVVCSLETGRTHQIRVHLSESGHAILGDPLYGRAPREPELRTIAESLGHQALHARVLGFLHPTTGAPMRFESPPPADFRGALEALRSLAP is encoded by the coding sequence GTGCAAGCTGCGCAGGGTGCGCAAGCTGCGCAGGGCGTGCAAGCTGCGCAGGGTGCGCAGGGTGCGCAAGCTGCGCAGGGCGCGCGGGCTTCGCGTGCGGCGCCGGTCACATGGGTGGCCCCGCGGGAGGCGAGCGGCGTGCGGCTCGATCAGTTCCTCGTGCGCGCGCTGGCCGACCATCCGTCGGCGCCGGCATCCCCGTCGCGCGCCGAGCTGCAGCGCTGGATCGAGGCGGGGCTCGTCACGGTGGATGGTGCCCCGGGCCGCGCGTCGACCAAGCTTCGGGCCGGCGCCACTGTGGTCGTGCAGCCGGCGCTGCCGGAGGCGACCGCTGCGCAGCCGGATGCCGGCGTGGTCTTCGAGGTGCTCCATCAGGACGACGATCTGGTCGTGGTCGACAAGCCGGCGGGGCTGGTGGTGCACCCCGCCCGGGGGCATGAGTCGGGCACATTGGTCAATGGGCTCTTGGCGCGCGGGCTGGTCGAGCGCATCGAGCCGGAGAACGAGGCCGAGGACACCTTCGTGCGCCCCGGCATCGTGCACCGCATCGACAAAGGGACGAGCGGGATCCTGGTGGTCGCCCGCCACCCGCGCGCCCGCGAGGCGCTCAAGCTGCAGTTTCAAGCGCACACCATCTTGCGCGAGTACGAGGCGATTGCGCTGGGGGACGTGCCGTCTAGGACCTTCGCGACCTTGCACGGGAGGCACCCGGTGGATCGCATGCGCTACACGGGCAAGGTGCAGCACGGCAAGCACGCCGTGACCCACGTGCGCGCCCTGGAGCGCTTGGCCGGCGGGCGCGCGACCCACGTCGTCTGCTCCCTCGAGACGGGGCGCACGCATCAGATCCGCGTGCACCTCTCGGAGTCGGGGCACGCCATCCTGGGCGATCCGCTCTACGGCCGCGCGCCGCGCGAGCCCGAGCTGCGCACCATCGCCGAGTCGCTCGGGCATCAGGCGCTTCACGCGCGGGTCCTCGGATTTTTGCACCCGACGACGGGTGCGCCCATGCGCTTCGAGTCGCCGCCGCCCGCGGATTTCCGCGGCGCGCTCGAGGCGCTGCGGAGCTTGGCGCCTTAA
- a CDS encoding rubrerythrin family protein yields MAKSLSGTKTHGNLKEAFAGESQANRRYLYFAKVADVEGYTDIAGNFKETADGETGHAHGHLDYLKTVGDPATGLPFGNTEKNLKSAIAGETHEYETMYPGMAKTAREEGFDDIAEWFETLAKAEKSHAGRFTKALDSLNS; encoded by the coding sequence ATGGCAAAGTCACTCTCAGGCACCAAGACACACGGCAATCTGAAGGAAGCATTCGCCGGCGAATCGCAAGCCAACCGCCGATACTTGTATTTTGCAAAGGTCGCCGACGTCGAGGGTTACACCGACATTGCCGGCAACTTCAAGGAGACGGCCGATGGTGAGACGGGCCACGCGCACGGCCACCTCGACTACTTGAAGACGGTGGGCGATCCCGCCACCGGCCTCCCCTTCGGCAACACGGAGAAGAACCTCAAGAGCGCCATCGCCGGCGAGACGCACGAGTACGAGACCATGTACCCGGGCATGGCCAAGACGGCGCGCGAAGAGGGCTTCGACGACATCGCCGAATGGTTCGAGACGCTCGCGAAGGCCGAGAAGAGCCACGCCGGTCGCTTCACCAAAGCGCTCGACAGCCTGAACTCGTAA
- a CDS encoding DUF3501 family protein codes for MKPIARNEILSLGEYEAVRPHFRARIIEEKKRRRLALGPYASCVFENRDTVLLQIQEMLRTERITREGAVLHEIETYNQLVPAPGELSATVMIEIDERATREKFLADALGIERHIALVVDGERFNATWDPERLLPDRASAVLYLKFPLSEKAVRAIRQGATSLELLVDHPRYQARVPLSEATTKSLAEDLEAHAGA; via the coding sequence ATGAAGCCCATAGCGCGCAACGAGATCCTGAGCCTCGGGGAGTACGAGGCCGTCCGGCCTCATTTTCGAGCGCGGATCATCGAGGAAAAGAAGCGCCGGCGGCTGGCGCTCGGCCCCTACGCGAGCTGCGTCTTCGAGAACCGCGACACCGTCCTCTTGCAGATTCAAGAGATGCTGCGCACCGAGCGCATCACGCGCGAGGGCGCCGTTCTGCACGAGATCGAGACGTACAATCAGCTCGTTCCGGCGCCGGGCGAGCTCTCGGCCACCGTGATGATCGAGATCGACGAGCGCGCCACCCGCGAAAAGTTCCTGGCCGATGCCCTCGGGATCGAGCGGCACATCGCCCTGGTGGTCGACGGCGAGCGGTTCAACGCCACGTGGGATCCGGAGCGCCTCTTGCCCGACCGCGCGTCCGCCGTCCTCTATTTGAAGTTCCCGCTCTCCGAAAAGGCGGTTCGCGCGATTCGCCAGGGGGCGACGTCGCTCGAGCTCCTGGTGGACCACCCGCGCTACCAGGCGCGCGTGCCCCTCTCGGAGGCGACGACGAAGAGCCTGGCCGAAGATCTCGAGGCCCATGCTGGTGCATGA